From one Myxococcales bacterium genomic stretch:
- a CDS encoding glutathione S-transferase family protein — protein MSPASSHVSSPQLQPLLVIGNKNYSSWSLRPWLALKWAGIPFDERVVFLGGPGYGKSQIPEVLALSPSGRVPALHVGETRIWDSLAIIEWAAEVSRQGKLWPDEPMARAVCRSLACEMHSSFGALRRDLGMNIRRRTTPRDWPGDTRADLARVVDIFTATRRDFGAPAGGPFLFGARTAVDAMFAPVCTRLRTYGVPLEGAAAAYCAAVLEDAAFREWERAAEAETQTIAETDAL, from the coding sequence ATGAGCCCCGCGTCCTCTCACGTGTCCTCGCCTCAACTCCAGCCCCTCCTCGTCATCGGCAACAAGAACTACTCGTCGTGGTCGCTCCGGCCGTGGCTCGCCCTCAAGTGGGCGGGAATTCCCTTTGACGAGCGCGTCGTGTTCCTGGGAGGTCCGGGCTACGGCAAGTCACAGATCCCGGAAGTTTTGGCCTTGAGCCCGTCGGGACGCGTCCCCGCGCTCCACGTCGGCGAGACGCGCATCTGGGATTCACTCGCGATCATCGAGTGGGCCGCCGAGGTGTCGCGACAGGGCAAGCTCTGGCCCGACGAGCCGATGGCGCGCGCCGTCTGTCGCTCCCTTGCGTGCGAGATGCACTCGAGCTTCGGCGCGTTGCGCCGCGACCTCGGAATGAACATCCGGCGACGCACGACGCCTCGCGACTGGCCCGGCGACACGCGCGCCGATCTCGCGCGCGTCGTCGACATCTTCACGGCGACGCGCCGTGACTTTGGCGCGCCTGCGGGCGGGCCGTTTCTGTTTGGCGCGCGGACGGCCGTCGACGCGATGTTCGCGCCGGTGTGTACGCGCCTTCGAACGTACGGCGTCCCCCTCGAGGGCGCGGCAGCGGCGTATTGCGCGGCGGTGCTCGAAGACGCGGCCTTCCGCGAATGGGAGCGGGCCGCAGAGGCCGAGACGCAGACGATCGCCGAGACGGACGCGCTGTAG
- a CDS encoding sigma 54-dependent Fis family transcriptional regulator codes for MSPSKKSDGTATIVRGAPPRPLGAFIRVLGAPAKPSKMRLASGKCLIGAGAGCAIVIDEKTVSRQHVELEIVPEGVRLTDKGSRNGTFYLGQRVERVTLSLGARITVGAVTVALDADTEGLDGLAFEGDEYRGIVGATPSMRRIFASLSRLEGSLVPVLVLGESGVGKELVARALHDGSSVKAGPFVAVNCGAIPRDLVASELFGHRRGAFTGATDHRRGAFDAADGGTLFLDEVGELPIDVQPVLLRALETGEVRPVGADATHVVRARVVAATNRDLAVDSSAGRFREDLFYRLAVVTLAIPPLRERPADIEAIVKVLAESLGVGALPAPVLEALKNRAWPGNVRELRNAIQAYGALGALPTERSVHPTSIDSAIADFVDPSRPYADQKDDLADRFTRAYLQALMARTGGNQSAASRVAGLDRTYLGKLLVKFGLAKA; via the coding sequence GTGAGCCCCTCCAAGAAGAGTGACGGGACGGCGACCATCGTTCGTGGTGCGCCGCCCCGTCCCCTCGGGGCCTTCATTCGGGTCCTTGGCGCGCCAGCCAAGCCCTCGAAGATGCGCCTCGCATCGGGGAAGTGCTTGATCGGCGCTGGCGCCGGCTGCGCCATCGTCATCGACGAAAAGACCGTCTCGCGGCAGCACGTCGAACTCGAGATCGTGCCGGAGGGCGTACGCCTCACCGACAAGGGGAGCCGCAACGGCACGTTCTACCTCGGTCAGCGCGTCGAGCGCGTCACCCTCTCGCTCGGCGCGCGCATCACCGTCGGCGCCGTGACGGTGGCGCTCGACGCCGACACGGAAGGCCTCGACGGGCTGGCCTTCGAAGGCGACGAGTACCGCGGCATCGTCGGCGCGACGCCGAGCATGCGCCGCATCTTCGCGTCGCTCTCGCGGCTCGAAGGCTCGCTCGTGCCGGTGCTCGTGCTCGGCGAATCAGGCGTGGGCAAGGAGCTCGTCGCGCGCGCGCTCCACGATGGCTCAAGCGTGAAGGCCGGCCCCTTCGTCGCCGTAAACTGCGGCGCCATTCCGAGGGATCTCGTCGCGAGCGAGCTCTTCGGTCACAGGCGCGGCGCCTTCACGGGAGCGACCGACCATCGCCGAGGGGCCTTCGACGCCGCCGACGGCGGCACGCTCTTTCTCGACGAAGTCGGCGAGCTCCCCATCGACGTTCAGCCGGTGCTCCTGCGAGCGCTCGAAACGGGCGAGGTGCGGCCCGTCGGCGCCGACGCGACCCACGTCGTGCGTGCGCGAGTGGTCGCGGCGACGAACCGAGACCTCGCGGTCGATAGCAGCGCGGGTCGCTTCCGCGAGGATCTCTTCTACCGCCTCGCCGTGGTGACGCTCGCTATCCCTCCGCTTCGCGAACGCCCCGCCGACATCGAAGCCATCGTCAAGGTGCTCGCCGAGAGCCTCGGCGTTGGCGCGCTTCCTGCGCCGGTTTTGGAGGCGCTGAAGAACCGCGCGTGGCCCGGCAACGTGCGAGAGCTCCGAAACGCCATTCAGGCCTACGGCGCGCTGGGCGCGCTGCCGACGGAGCGTTCGGTGCACCCGACATCCATCGACTCGGCGATCGCCGACTTCGTCGACCCGTCGCGCCCCTACGCGGATCAGAAGGACGACCTCGCGGACCGCTTCACGCGCGCCTACCTCCAGGCGCTCATGGCGCGCACCGGCGGCAACCAGAGCGCGGCATCGCGCGTGGCGGGGCTGGATCGAACCTACCTCGGGAAGCTGCTCGTAAAATTTGGCCTCGCGAAGGCCTGA
- a CDS encoding ammonia-forming cytochrome c nitrite reductase subunit c552 — protein sequence MPDPSSSFWNSRGAVVAVIVASAAVGVGVTALLTNIFEKKVEQQQAHVRVVDVGEDDTDAEKWGRNWPAQYDGYKRTAIHTSTRFGGHAGSEALPEQKIDREPWLKRMFLGYAFSIDYRDRRGHAYMLTDQEGTKRLTKPQSGSCLHCHASVMPLYRELGQGDAMKGFEQTFKFSYQDLDKKLHDSGHAHPVSCVDCHDPKTMALRVTRPGFIKGIAALAASDAPTPGMPSIAEWRAAKRGGAYDPNREATRNELRSFVCGQCHVEYYCSTKMPLTFPWGKGLKAEDAEAFWNETKFADGATFSDYTHKETEAPILKAQHPEFELWSQGIHAQSGVSCADCHMPYMREGASKVSDHWVRSPLLNVNRACQTCHRFGEDEMKRRVDIIQGRTYDLMKRGGTAIVDLIDAIVRAKAQGVAPDALKAAQALQRKAQWRLDFIAAENSMGFHAPQEAARVLAEAIDFARQGQLALGAVPAAPSVVSSPSDAGTDASGPPAAKAPKAGASEPLQDRR from the coding sequence ATGCCCGATCCCTCATCGTCCTTCTGGAACAGCCGCGGCGCCGTCGTCGCCGTCATTGTTGCGTCCGCCGCCGTTGGCGTCGGTGTCACAGCGCTCTTGACGAACATCTTCGAAAAGAAGGTCGAGCAGCAGCAGGCGCACGTCCGCGTCGTCGACGTCGGCGAGGACGATACGGACGCGGAGAAGTGGGGACGCAACTGGCCGGCCCAATACGATGGCTACAAGCGGACCGCGATTCACACGAGCACGCGCTTCGGCGGCCACGCGGGGAGCGAAGCGTTGCCGGAGCAGAAGATTGACCGAGAGCCTTGGCTCAAACGAATGTTTCTCGGCTACGCCTTCTCGATCGACTACCGCGATCGTCGCGGCCACGCGTACATGCTCACCGACCAAGAGGGCACCAAACGCCTCACGAAGCCCCAGTCGGGCTCGTGCCTCCATTGCCATGCGTCAGTCATGCCCCTCTATCGCGAGCTTGGGCAGGGCGACGCCATGAAGGGCTTCGAGCAGACGTTCAAGTTCAGCTACCAAGACCTCGACAAGAAGCTCCACGACAGCGGCCACGCGCACCCCGTGAGCTGCGTCGACTGCCACGACCCCAAGACGATGGCCCTTCGCGTGACGCGACCCGGCTTCATCAAGGGCATCGCCGCCCTCGCGGCCTCTGACGCCCCGACGCCCGGTATGCCCAGCATCGCCGAGTGGCGAGCTGCCAAGCGCGGCGGCGCGTACGATCCGAATCGAGAGGCGACCCGCAACGAGCTCCGTTCCTTCGTCTGCGGACAGTGTCACGTCGAGTACTACTGCTCGACCAAGATGCCGCTCACTTTCCCCTGGGGCAAAGGTCTCAAGGCGGAGGACGCGGAGGCGTTTTGGAACGAAACCAAGTTCGCCGACGGCGCGACCTTCAGCGACTACACGCACAAGGAGACCGAGGCGCCGATCCTCAAGGCGCAGCACCCCGAGTTCGAGCTGTGGAGCCAGGGTATTCACGCTCAAAGCGGCGTGTCCTGCGCCGACTGCCACATGCCATACATGCGAGAAGGCGCCAGCAAGGTGAGCGATCACTGGGTGCGCAGCCCGCTGCTCAACGTCAACCGCGCGTGCCAGACCTGCCACCGCTTCGGTGAAGACGAAATGAAGCGCCGCGTCGACATCATCCAGGGCCGCACCTACGACCTCATGAAGCGCGGCGGGACGGCCATCGTCGACCTCATCGACGCCATCGTCCGCGCCAAGGCCCAGGGCGTGGCGCCCGACGCGCTCAAGGCGGCCCAGGCGCTTCAACGCAAGGCGCAGTGGCGCCTCGACTTCATCGCCGCGGAAAACAGCATGGGCTTCCACGCGCCCCAGGAAGCCGCACGCGTCTTGGCCGAGGCCATCGACTTCGCGCGCCAGGGGCAGCTCGCGTTAGGCGCGGTGCCAGCGGCGCCGTCCGTGGTGTCGTCACCGAGCGACGCGGGCACAGACGCCAGCGGTCCGCCAGCAGCGAAGGCGCCGAAGGCTGGAGCGTCAGAGCCGCTCCAGGATCGTCGTTGA
- the solA gene encoding N-methyl-L-tryptophan oxidase: MPTYDVIVAGVGAMGSATLWQLARRKKKVLGLERFDIPHAMGSSHGTNRIIRLAYFEHPSYVPLLRRAYELWRETEQRFGEQLLYVTGGIDAGAETSRVVTGSLEACKVHGLAHELLSAKELAKRYPAYQLPEGHLANVQPDAGFVLSERAIVAHASMAMAEGAEIRAREAITSWAPTAGGGVRVTTTRGVYEAARLVLSTGAWMAEHVPALAEKAVPERQVLGWFQPKAPELFRLGAFPVSVVELSGIHTYQFPVFGVPGFKIGVYHHRYERGPADSLSREPTDEDEATLRHALRALFPAADGPTLALKACLFTNTPDEHFVVDTLPGLPQVVVASPCSGHGFKFASVIGEVLADLATTGSTRHDLSLFGLGRFGS; this comes from the coding sequence ATGCCCACCTACGACGTGATCGTCGCCGGCGTCGGCGCCATGGGGTCGGCCACGTTGTGGCAGCTCGCGCGCAGGAAGAAGAAGGTGCTCGGCCTCGAGCGCTTCGACATCCCTCACGCGATGGGCTCCTCGCATGGCACCAACCGCATCATTCGCCTCGCGTATTTCGAGCACCCCTCGTACGTGCCGCTCCTTCGGCGCGCCTACGAGCTCTGGCGAGAAACGGAGCAACGCTTCGGCGAGCAGCTCCTCTACGTGACCGGCGGCATCGACGCTGGTGCGGAGACGAGCCGCGTCGTGACCGGTTCGCTGGAAGCTTGCAAGGTGCACGGACTCGCGCACGAGCTGCTCTCGGCGAAGGAGCTCGCGAAGCGGTATCCGGCGTACCAGCTCCCGGAGGGTCACCTCGCCAATGTGCAGCCCGACGCGGGCTTCGTCCTTTCCGAGCGCGCCATCGTGGCGCACGCGAGCATGGCGATGGCGGAGGGCGCGGAGATTCGCGCGCGCGAAGCCATCACGAGCTGGGCGCCGACGGCCGGCGGCGGCGTTCGCGTGACGACCACGCGAGGCGTCTACGAGGCGGCGCGGCTCGTCCTATCGACGGGCGCGTGGATGGCGGAGCACGTTCCGGCGCTGGCCGAGAAGGCGGTGCCCGAGCGGCAAGTCCTCGGCTGGTTTCAACCGAAGGCGCCGGAGCTCTTTCGCCTCGGCGCGTTTCCCGTGTCGGTCGTCGAGCTCTCCGGGATTCACACCTACCAATTCCCTGTCTTCGGCGTCCCCGGCTTCAAGATCGGCGTCTACCACCACAGGTACGAGCGTGGACCCGCAGACTCGCTCTCGCGCGAGCCAACCGACGAAGACGAAGCGACCCTCCGCCACGCCCTGCGAGCGCTCTTTCCCGCAGCCGACGGGCCGACGCTTGCGCTCAAGGCGTGCCTCTTCACGAACACGCCCGATGAACACTTCGTGGTCGATACGCTGCCAGGCCTGCCGCAGGTCGTTGTGGCGTCACCGTGCTCCGGGCACGGCTTCAAGTTCGCGAGTGTCATCGGCGAGGTGCTGGCGGACCTCGCGACGACCGGCTCGACGCGGCACGATCTGTCGCTCTTTGGGCTTGGAAGGTTCGGCTCGTAG
- a CDS encoding phospholipase, whose translation MERLPLAARVTGGSDSRGGGDGPVVVLLHGFGAPGDDLVALSGVLDMPEGTRFVFPEAPLELPPEYMGGRAWWWIDLEARMRRRARGEAPDVHEVPEGLHEVSAKVNAFLTEIERIFAPAPGKLLLGGFSQGAMLALDVALRYPRALAGVVLMSATHIASGEWEARYEPRRGLPVFMSHGREDELLPFATSEALKDTLVAHGLPVTWHPFRGGHTIPQAVLDEVSDFAKRVLA comes from the coding sequence ATGGAAAGGCTCCCTCTCGCGGCGCGCGTCACCGGTGGCTCCGACTCCCGCGGCGGCGGTGACGGCCCTGTCGTCGTGCTCCTCCACGGCTTCGGCGCCCCCGGCGACGATCTCGTCGCGCTGTCTGGCGTCCTCGACATGCCCGAGGGCACGCGCTTCGTGTTTCCGGAAGCGCCGCTCGAACTGCCGCCCGAGTACATGGGCGGGCGAGCCTGGTGGTGGATCGATCTCGAGGCCCGCATGCGCCGCCGCGCGCGCGGCGAAGCGCCAGACGTCCACGAGGTGCCGGAGGGCCTGCACGAAGTCAGCGCGAAGGTGAACGCGTTCCTCACGGAGATCGAACGCATCTTCGCACCGGCACCCGGCAAGCTGCTCCTCGGTGGCTTCTCGCAAGGCGCGATGCTCGCGCTCGACGTGGCCCTTCGGTATCCGCGCGCGCTCGCGGGCGTCGTCCTCATGTCGGCGACGCACATCGCCTCTGGCGAATGGGAGGCGCGCTACGAGCCACGGCGCGGCTTGCCGGTCTTCATGAGCCACGGCCGAGAGGATGAGCTCTTGCCGTTCGCGACGTCGGAGGCGCTCAAGGACACGCTCGTCGCGCACGGCCTGCCGGTCACGTGGCACCCCTTCCGCGGCGGTCACACGATTCCCCAAGCGGTGCTCGACGAGGTCTCCGACTTCGCGAAGCGGGTGCTCGCATGA
- the nrfH gene encoding cytochrome c nitrite reductase small subunit, whose protein sequence is MSLRGRFSQSASAKLLLVAGITQGLALGVGAYTFRYAKGLSYFKTDPAACANCHIMQSQYDGWQKSSHHTAAKCVDCHLPHEFFAKYLAKAENGWRHGKEFSLDTFAEPIALKPRSSEILQANCRRCHGSLVEAVAGSTSESPVGTCVHCHQSVGHGTRAALGGPLRARELAHMKVAPPNPTAPLPPSSK, encoded by the coding sequence ATGAGCCTTCGCGGACGATTCAGCCAAAGCGCGAGCGCAAAGCTGCTCCTCGTGGCCGGGATCACGCAGGGGCTCGCTCTCGGTGTCGGCGCCTACACGTTCCGCTACGCCAAGGGGCTCTCGTATTTCAAGACAGACCCGGCGGCCTGCGCCAACTGCCACATCATGCAGAGCCAATACGACGGGTGGCAGAAGTCGAGCCACCACACGGCCGCCAAATGCGTCGACTGTCACCTGCCGCACGAGTTCTTCGCCAAATACCTCGCCAAGGCCGAGAACGGTTGGCGCCACGGGAAGGAATTTTCCCTCGACACGTTCGCGGAGCCCATCGCACTCAAGCCGCGAAGCTCCGAGATTCTTCAAGCCAACTGCCGCAGATGCCATGGCTCGTTGGTCGAAGCCGTAGCGGGAAGCACGTCCGAGTCTCCCGTGGGGACGTGCGTGCATTGCCACCAGAGCGTAGGGCACGGCACGCGCGCTGCGCTCGGCGGTCCGCTGCGTGCGCGCGAGCTAGCCCACATGAAGGTCGCACCGCCTAACCCGACCGCACCCCTACCGCCTTCGTCCAAGTAA
- a CDS encoding serine/threonine protein kinase: MEAGPRVGALTTHRDQLPSSSQYELLLRIASGGMATVYVGRRTGAAGFSREVAIKRAHAHLLEDPSFAKMLVAEAKIAARIHHPNVVAVQAVELLEGELLLVMDYVEGAALSELAPLSSGAPRLPAGVVARILLDAAQGLEAAHTATGERGEPLGLVHRDVSPQNILIGIDGIARVSDFGIAKTTEGTDSQVGKTATGTLKGKVAYMPPEYVEGGRFDVRSDVFALGVVAWEAFTGTRLFRGANEVETLRHVLAGKVVAPSTVTPSLGTTFDEIVLRSLARSPSARWPSARAFGDAIEAAARAAGMLATVGEVATAVRRVAGPALAHRRALIHKSAAQSESSVRVVGRADATGTLDIDVPVIVGEPSETAVRAPLFTGEVGEAYAEAPPGDAPGVPTFATGVSSRSIPTSEAAAKEPRGKTARRAALATAFFLLVGAGLGVAKKEARTVVAPAVAIPAAPTPSTLAAGAAPPPSPSTSVEAPSAEARSTEAPMESAVSASASALPQGTPPVRSAAPRARPRTAPTRPPDRAPPNPYGDGR; the protein is encoded by the coding sequence ATGGAAGCAGGCCCGCGCGTCGGTGCGCTCACCACGCATCGCGATCAGCTTCCGAGCTCGTCGCAATACGAGCTTCTCCTTCGCATCGCGTCCGGTGGAATGGCCACGGTCTACGTCGGACGTCGCACCGGCGCCGCCGGCTTCTCCCGCGAGGTCGCCATCAAGCGCGCGCACGCGCACCTGCTCGAAGATCCTTCCTTTGCGAAGATGCTCGTCGCCGAGGCCAAGATCGCCGCGCGCATCCACCATCCCAACGTGGTCGCCGTTCAGGCCGTCGAGCTGCTCGAAGGCGAGCTGCTCCTCGTCATGGACTACGTCGAGGGCGCCGCCCTCTCCGAGCTCGCGCCCCTCAGCTCCGGCGCGCCTCGCCTGCCCGCGGGCGTCGTCGCGCGCATTTTGCTCGACGCGGCGCAGGGCCTCGAAGCGGCTCACACGGCGACCGGTGAACGGGGTGAGCCGCTCGGCCTCGTTCACCGCGACGTCTCGCCGCAGAACATCCTCATCGGCATCGACGGCATCGCGCGCGTGAGCGACTTCGGCATCGCGAAGACGACGGAGGGCACCGACAGTCAAGTTGGCAAGACGGCGACCGGGACGCTCAAAGGGAAGGTGGCGTACATGCCACCGGAGTACGTGGAGGGCGGCCGCTTTGACGTGCGCAGCGACGTCTTCGCGCTCGGCGTGGTCGCGTGGGAAGCGTTCACCGGCACGAGGCTCTTTCGCGGAGCCAACGAGGTGGAGACGCTGAGGCACGTGCTGGCCGGCAAGGTGGTCGCGCCATCGACGGTCACGCCGTCGCTCGGAACGACCTTCGACGAGATCGTGCTTCGCTCGCTCGCCCGGTCACCTTCGGCGCGTTGGCCGAGCGCGCGCGCGTTTGGCGACGCCATCGAGGCGGCGGCGCGCGCCGCCGGCATGCTCGCGACGGTCGGCGAGGTCGCCACCGCGGTGCGCCGGGTCGCGGGGCCGGCGCTCGCCCATCGTCGCGCCCTCATTCACAAGAGTGCGGCCCAGAGCGAGAGCTCGGTGCGCGTCGTCGGGCGCGCCGATGCCACGGGCACCCTCGACATCGACGTACCGGTGATCGTCGGCGAGCCGAGCGAGACGGCCGTTCGTGCGCCTCTCTTCACGGGCGAGGTTGGCGAGGCCTACGCTGAAGCGCCGCCGGGCGACGCGCCGGGAGTTCCGACGTTCGCCACGGGGGTTTCGTCGCGAAGCATCCCGACCAGCGAAGCCGCCGCCAAAGAGCCGCGCGGAAAGACTGCGCGGCGTGCGGCGTTAGCGACCGCTTTCTTCTTGCTCGTTGGAGCCGGACTCGGCGTTGCTAAGAAGGAGGCGCGCACCGTCGTGGCGCCCGCCGTGGCCATACCGGCGGCGCCGACGCCATCGACTTTGGCAGCGGGGGCCGCGCCGCCGCCTTCGCCCTCAACGTCCGTCGAAGCCCCCTCCGCCGAAGCACGCTCCACCGAAGCACCCATGGAGAGCGCGGTCTCCGCATCGGCGTCCGCCCTGCCGCAAGGGACGCCGCCCGTGCGGAGCGCCGCGCCGCGAGCGCGCCCGCGAACGGCACCGACACGCCCGCCCGATCGCGCCCCGCCCAATCCCTACGGCGACGGCCGCTGA